Proteins from a genomic interval of Coccinella septempunctata chromosome 2, icCocSept1.1, whole genome shotgun sequence:
- the LOC123308785 gene encoding zinc finger Y-chromosomal protein-like isoform X1: MDIGGGCFTIEKEGHITCDELKLEDKLGKVHRRYSNSLVKESDANPMIEKSVLDKQIKSNHLKIEGHECHLCEFATSEKRYLQKHVHSVHLNIRKHKCHLCEYVACAKHIIQQHVKSVHLKIKDQKCHLCEFVTSEKRYLRRHVHYVHLNIKNHKCHLCEYASSQKEKLDEHIKSLHLKIRDHRCHLCDFAASFKRKLDRHVKSVHLKIRDHKCHLCEFVTSRKANLQRHVDGVHSNVKKLQCHLCEYAATTKRSLLIHIESVHLSSK, translated from the exons atgGATATAGGCGGAGGCTGTTTCACCATTGAAAAGGAGGGACATATTACCTGTGATGA ACTGAAATTAGAAGACAAATTAGGAAAAGTGCACAGAAGATACTCAAATTCCTTAGTTAAAGAGAGCGATGCGAATCCTATGATTGAAAAAAGTGTGCTCGATAAACAAATAAAATCTAATCATTTGAAAATCGAAGGTCACGAGTGTCATCTTTGCGAGTTCGCCACAAGCGAAAAAAGGTATCTTCAgaagca TGTCCATTCAGTTCATTTGAATATCAGGAAACacaaatgtcacttatgtgaatatgttgCCTGCGCGAAACATATCATCCAACAACATGTGAAATCTGTTCATCTGAAAATTAAAGATCAGAAGTGTCATCTCTGCGAGTTTGTTACAAGTGAAAAAAGGTATCTTCGGAGGCATGTCCACTACGTCCATTTGAATATCAAGAACCacaaatgtcacttatgtgaatatgcttccAGTCAGAAAGAAAAACTCGATGAACACATAAAATctcttcatttgaaaattagagATCATAGGTGTCACCTATGTGACTTTGCCGCGAGTTTCAAGCGAAAACTCGATAGACACGTGAAGTCCGTTCATTTGAAAATCAGAGatcacaagtgtcatctatgcGAGTTTGTTACAAGTAGAAAAGCGAACCTTCAGAGGCACGTCGACGGAGTTCATTCGAATGTCAAGAAACTccaatgtcacttatgtgaatatgctgcgaCTACAAAACGTTCCCTTCTAATACACATCGAATCTGTTCATTTGAGCAGCAAATAA
- the LOC123308785 gene encoding zinc finger Y-chromosomal protein-like isoform X2 has protein sequence MDIGGGCFTIEKEGHITCDELKLEDKLGKVHRRYSNSLVKESDANPMIEKSVLDKQIKSNHLKIEGHECHLCEFATSEKRYLQKHVHSVHLNIRKHKCHLCEYVACAKHIIQQHVKSVHLKIKDQKCHLCEFVTSEKRYLRRHVHYVHLNIKNHKCHLCEYASSQKEKLDEHIKSLHLKIRDHRCHLCDFAASFKRKLDRHVKSVHLKIRDHKCHLCEFVTSRKANLQRHVDGVHSNVKKLQCHLCEYAATTKRSLLIHIESVHLSSK, from the exons atgGATATAGGCGGAGGCTGTTTCACCATTGAAAAGGAGGGACATATTACCTGTGATGA ACTGAAATTAGAAGACAAATTAGGAAAAGTGCACAGAAGATACTCAAATTCCTTAGTTAAAGAGAGCGATGCGAATCCTATGATTGAAAAAAGTGTGCTCGATAAACAAATAAAATCTAATCATTTGAAAATCGAAGGTCACGAGTGTCATCTTTGCGAGTTCGCCACAAGCGAAAAAAGGTATC ttcAGAAGCATGTCCATTCAGTTCATTTGAATATCAGGAAACacaaatgtcacttatgtgaatatgttgCCTGCGCGAAACATATCATCCAACAACATGTGAAATCTGTTCATCTGAAAATTAAAGATCAGAAGTGTCATCTCTGCGAGTTTGTTACAAGTGAAAAAAGGTATCTTCGGAGGCATGTCCACTACGTCCATTTGAATATCAAGAACCacaaatgtcacttatgtgaatatgcttccAGTCAGAAAGAAAAACTCGATGAACACATAAAATctcttcatttgaaaattagagATCATAGGTGTCACCTATGTGACTTTGCCGCGAGTTTCAAGCGAAAACTCGATAGACACGTGAAGTCCGTTCATTTGAAAATCAGAGatcacaagtgtcatctatgcGAGTTTGTTACAAGTAGAAAAGCGAACCTTCAGAGGCACGTCGACGGAGTTCATTCGAATGTCAAGAAACTccaatgtcacttatgtgaatatgctgcgaCTACAAAACGTTCCCTTCTAATACACATCGAATCTGTTCATTTGAGCAGCAAATAA
- the LOC123308787 gene encoding uncharacterized protein LOC123308787 isoform X2, whose protein sequence is MVNRCVVCKKISSKSNGNPCTESSKWVYVCSDHFCDEDFILKFGKKCLKTEAIPSRISLPDPCSSNTFAASDERYMTQDPSDVGKVGESSKLIGSELSETSDLSATASASDLSATLTASDLSATDMSVALAASDLSGKVDSLEVFDTEKFAAPHTKTSCCTSTASDGRSVTQTLSDIGRVEEFPKLSGLNYLKLQQLQICLLHAMIALVC, encoded by the exons ATGGTGAATCGCTGTGTGGTGtgcaaaaaaatcagcagtaaAAGCAATGGAAATCCATGCACCG aatcttcCAAATGGGTATATGTTTGCTCTGACCATTTCTGTGACGAAGATTTCATccttaaatttggaaaaaaatgtttgaaaacggAAGCTATTCCATCCAGGATTTCATTGCCTGATCCTTG ttcAAGTAACACATTTGCGGCTTCAGACGAAAGGTATATGACCCAGGACCCATCAGATGTTGGTAAAGTTGGGGAGTCCTCAAAATTGATTGGTTCTGAATTATCAGAAACTTCAGATTTGTCTGCTACCGCAAGTGCTTCAGATTTATCTGCCACATTGACTGCTTCCGATTTATCTGCTACAGACATGTCTGTTGCTTTGGCCGCTTCAGATTTATCAGGCAAAGTGGATTCCTTAGAAGTATTTGATACTGAAAAATTTGCAGCACCACATACAAAAAC ttcaTGTTGCACATCGACTGCTTCAGATGGAAGGAGTGTGACCCAGACTCTCTCAGATATTGGTAGAGTAGAGGAATTTCCAAAACTGAGTGGTCTGAACTATCTAAAACTTCAACAGCTTCAGATTTGTCTGCTACATGCAATGATTGCACTAGTCTGTTGA
- the LOC123308787 gene encoding THAP domain-containing protein 5-like isoform X1 produces the protein MHRMPIDSARQKLWMDQLKLKISESSKWVYVCSDHFCDEDFILKFGKKCLKTEAIPSRISLPDPCSSNTFAASDERYMTQDPSDVGKVGESSKLIGSELSETSDLSATASASDLSATLTASDLSATDMSVALAASDLSGKVDSLEVFDTEKFAAPHTKTSCCTSTASDGRSVTQTLSDIGRVEEFPKLSGLNYLKLQQLQICLLHAMIALVC, from the exons ATGCACCG AATGCCTATTGATAGTGCTCGACAGAAATTATGGATGGACCagttaaaactgaaaatttcagaatcttcCAAATGGGTATATGTTTGCTCTGACCATTTCTGTGACGAAGATTTCATccttaaatttggaaaaaaatgtttgaaaacggAAGCTATTCCATCCAGGATTTCATTGCCTGATCCTTG ttcAAGTAACACATTTGCGGCTTCAGACGAAAGGTATATGACCCAGGACCCATCAGATGTTGGTAAAGTTGGGGAGTCCTCAAAATTGATTGGTTCTGAATTATCAGAAACTTCAGATTTGTCTGCTACCGCAAGTGCTTCAGATTTATCTGCCACATTGACTGCTTCCGATTTATCTGCTACAGACATGTCTGTTGCTTTGGCCGCTTCAGATTTATCAGGCAAAGTGGATTCCTTAGAAGTATTTGATACTGAAAAATTTGCAGCACCACATACAAAAAC ttcaTGTTGCACATCGACTGCTTCAGATGGAAGGAGTGTGACCCAGACTCTCTCAGATATTGGTAGAGTAGAGGAATTTCCAAAACTGAGTGGTCTGAACTATCTAAAACTTCAACAGCTTCAGATTTGTCTGCTACATGCAATGATTGCACTAGTCTGTTGA